A stretch of Campylobacter gracilis DNA encodes these proteins:
- a CDS encoding ComEA family DNA-binding protein, whose amino-acid sequence MKNLFKSALFLSLPAFMLAAVNLNTASKEELMALPGIGEAKAQAIIDYRKDNKFKDIEDIKNIKGIGDKRFELIKDDLAVSGTTDISDLKSVKQKASKKAKDTAKSAKAKANTKSEKMQEKMDDSMDKAMNEDGKVKNSTAKLKDEAKEEGSSKAKGKRGKKGKGE is encoded by the coding sequence ATGAAAAACCTATTTAAATCCGCATTATTTCTATCGCTTCCTGCATTTATGCTAGCAGCCGTAAATTTAAACACCGCAAGCAAAGAGGAGCTTATGGCGCTTCCCGGTATCGGAGAGGCAAAAGCTCAGGCTATTATAGATTACCGCAAGGATAATAAATTTAAAGATATCGAGGATATCAAAAACATTAAAGGCATAGGCGATAAGAGATTTGAGCTTATTAAAGATGATCTTGCCGTAAGCGGCACTACTGATATAAGTGATCTAAAATCCGTAAAGCAAAAAGCAAGTAAAAAAGCTAAAGATACCGCCAAATCTGCTAAAGCTAAAGCAAATACCAAATCGGAAAAGATGCAAGAGAAAATGGATGATAGCATGGATAAAGCTATGAATGAGGATGGTAAAGTAAAAAACTCTACGGCTAAGTTGAAAGACGAAGCTAAAGAAGAGGGATCGTCTAAGGCTAAAGGTAAGAGGGGTAAGAAGGGTAAGGGAGAGTAA